One Actinoplanes missouriensis 431 DNA segment encodes these proteins:
- a CDS encoding alpha/beta fold hydrolase: MFDGFRLDHIDLGDVSLRVRHGGSGTPVVLLHGHPRTHTTWYAVAPRLAARHTVVAPDLRGYGRSTLPPERSGQPEGSGHPDAPDAPGHPGRPDHAQSSKRAMAGDVVRLMNRLGHDRFAVVGHDRGALVAFRTAMDHPEAVTHLVVMDSLPVIEHLERTDEVFARVWWHWWFLGQTDKPAERVITADPDAWYTTPGPEVIGAENHADLWAALRDPAVVHGMCEDYRAGLGVDREHDAADRAAGRRVECPAMLLEAVRDDLDIHGDPAKIWAPWLRRPLRHRLIDSGHHQAEEAPEQVSAELIDFLRDEAP, encoded by the coding sequence ATGTTCGACGGCTTTCGGCTTGACCACATCGACCTGGGCGACGTCTCGCTGCGCGTCCGGCACGGCGGCTCCGGCACCCCGGTCGTGCTGCTGCACGGCCACCCGCGCACCCACACCACCTGGTACGCGGTGGCGCCCCGCCTCGCCGCCCGGCACACCGTTGTCGCGCCCGACCTGCGCGGATACGGCCGATCCACCCTCCCGCCCGAGAGGTCCGGCCAACCCGAGGGGTCCGGCCACCCCGACGCCCCCGACGCCCCCGGCCACCCCGGCCGGCCTGACCACGCGCAGTCCAGCAAGCGCGCCATGGCCGGCGACGTAGTCCGACTGATGAACCGTCTAGGTCACGACCGGTTCGCGGTGGTCGGCCATGACAGGGGCGCCCTGGTCGCGTTCCGGACCGCCATGGATCATCCGGAGGCGGTCACCCACCTGGTCGTCATGGACAGTCTCCCGGTGATCGAGCACCTGGAACGTACCGATGAGGTGTTTGCCCGGGTGTGGTGGCACTGGTGGTTCCTGGGGCAGACCGACAAGCCCGCCGAGCGGGTGATCACCGCGGACCCTGACGCCTGGTACACCACGCCCGGCCCGGAGGTGATCGGCGCGGAGAATCACGCCGATCTGTGGGCGGCGCTGCGGGATCCGGCCGTGGTGCACGGGATGTGCGAGGACTATCGGGCGGGTCTCGGTGTGGACCGGGAGCACGATGCGGCGGACCGGGCGGCCGGTCGTCGCGTCGAGTGTCCGGCGATGCTGCTCGAAGCGGTCCGCGACGACCTCGACATCCACGGTGACCCGGCGAAGATCTGGGCGCCGTGGCTGCGCCGCCCGCTGCGTCACCGGCTGATCGACAGCGGACATCACCAGGCCGAGGAGGCCCCGGAACAGGTCAGCGCGGAGTTGATCGACTTCCTCCGGGACGAGGCCCCATAA
- a CDS encoding AAA family ATPase produces MTAESEQARHALSRLRAEVGKAVVGQDAVVGGVMVALLCGGHVLLEGVPGVAKTLLVRAVAAALNLDTKRVQFTPDLMPGDVTGSLVYDARTSAFNFRPGPVFTNLLLADEINRTPPKTQAALLEAMEERQVSVDGTPRPLPQPFLVAATQNPIEYEGTYPLPEAQLDRFLLKLSVPLPERDDEIGVLRAHHHGFDPRDLKAAGITPVAGPADLAAGRAAVQRVAVADPVLAYVVDLCRATRQTPALELGASPRGATALLAVAKAYAWLSGRDYVVPDDVKAYAIAALRHRVRLRADAELDGATVPAVLAGVLAAVPAPR; encoded by the coding sequence GTGACCGCCGAATCCGAACAGGCCCGCCACGCGCTGAGCCGTCTGCGCGCCGAGGTCGGCAAGGCCGTCGTCGGGCAGGACGCGGTCGTCGGCGGGGTCATGGTGGCGCTGCTCTGCGGCGGGCATGTGCTGCTCGAAGGCGTACCCGGGGTGGCGAAGACCTTGTTGGTGCGGGCCGTCGCCGCCGCGCTCAACCTGGACACCAAACGGGTGCAGTTCACCCCGGATCTGATGCCCGGCGACGTGACCGGCTCGCTGGTCTACGACGCACGCACCTCCGCTTTCAACTTCCGCCCCGGACCGGTCTTCACCAACCTGCTGCTCGCCGACGAGATCAACCGGACGCCGCCGAAGACCCAGGCCGCGCTCCTCGAGGCGATGGAGGAACGCCAGGTCAGCGTCGACGGCACGCCCCGGCCGCTGCCGCAGCCGTTCCTGGTCGCGGCCACCCAGAACCCGATCGAGTACGAGGGGACGTATCCGCTCCCGGAAGCGCAACTCGACCGTTTCCTGCTCAAACTCTCCGTCCCCCTGCCCGAACGCGACGACGAGATCGGCGTGCTGCGCGCCCACCACCACGGATTCGACCCGCGCGACCTGAAGGCCGCCGGGATCACCCCCGTCGCCGGGCCCGCCGACCTGGCCGCCGGGCGCGCCGCGGTGCAGCGGGTGGCCGTCGCCGACCCGGTCCTGGCGTACGTCGTCGACCTCTGCCGGGCCACCCGGCAGACCCCCGCGCTGGAACTCGGCGCGTCCCCGCGCGGTGCGACCGCCCTGCTCGCCGTCGCGAAGGCGTACGCCTGGCTGTCCGGGCGCGACTACGTGGTGCCGGACGACGTGAAGGCGTACGCGATCGCCGCCCTGCGCCACCGGGTGCGGCTGCGCGCCGACGCCGAACTCGACGGCGCGACGGTGCCGGCGGTCCTCGCCGGGGTGCTCGCCGCCGTGCCCGCCCCGCGCTGA
- a CDS encoding TetR/AcrR family transcriptional regulator, which produces MSVGGARPGAGRKRDPQAHAAVLTAAEELLNEIGYHRVTMERIAERSGVAKMTLYRWWPNKAAVVTDAVRSRLAPLSTPDLGTVMADAHTQLEAMLGTLTKYGDASVVAGAMSSRGEAGVADLRDILHPWFEGLAEILERGIRREQLPPGFPVTVTAHAWMGYLVYRVVFLQEQISGSDLRVLIGQTVDQQS; this is translated from the coding sequence ATGTCCGTCGGAGGAGCCAGGCCCGGAGCCGGCCGCAAGCGAGACCCCCAGGCCCACGCGGCGGTCCTGACCGCCGCCGAGGAGCTGCTCAACGAGATCGGCTATCACCGGGTCACGATGGAGCGGATCGCCGAGCGGTCCGGCGTGGCCAAGATGACGCTCTACCGCTGGTGGCCGAACAAGGCCGCGGTGGTCACCGATGCGGTCCGGTCGCGGCTCGCGCCGCTTTCCACCCCCGACCTGGGTACGGTGATGGCCGACGCCCATACCCAGCTGGAGGCCATGCTCGGCACCCTGACGAAATACGGTGACGCCAGCGTGGTGGCCGGCGCGATGAGCTCCCGCGGCGAGGCCGGTGTGGCCGACCTGCGCGACATCCTGCACCCGTGGTTCGAGGGCCTGGCGGAGATCCTGGAACGCGGGATCCGGAGGGAGCAGCTTCCGCCCGGCTTCCCGGTGACGGTGACCGCCCACGCCTGGATGGGGTACCTGGTCTACCGGGTCGTCTTCCTGCAGGAACAGATTTCCGGTTCGGACCTGAGAGTCCTCATCGGGCAGACAGTGGATCAACAGTCCTAG
- a CDS encoding SDR family NAD(P)-dependent oxidoreductase: protein MARFDGRTALVTGGASGIGRQTALRLAAEGATVVVADVQDGPGAEVAAAIEKTGGTALYLHLDVTDEAAWASAVAEVQSRFAGLDILVNNAGLGHAETLEETTLALYEKVVAVTQTSVFLGTKAFAPLLKASPAAAVVNISSIFGASGGFGTSPAYHAAKGAVRTLTKNVAVEWAPLGIRVNSIHPGFIETPMMGDTDQEPYVATTPLGRVGRPEEVAAAIVFLASDDASFITGAELFVDGGYIAR, encoded by the coding sequence ATGGCTCGATTCGATGGCAGGACCGCGCTCGTGACCGGCGGAGCGAGTGGCATCGGCCGGCAGACGGCGCTGCGGCTCGCGGCCGAGGGTGCCACGGTCGTGGTCGCCGACGTGCAGGACGGACCCGGCGCCGAGGTGGCGGCCGCGATCGAGAAGACCGGTGGCACGGCGCTCTACCTGCACCTCGACGTCACCGACGAGGCCGCGTGGGCATCCGCGGTCGCGGAGGTGCAGTCCCGGTTCGCCGGCCTCGACATCCTCGTCAACAACGCCGGCCTCGGCCACGCGGAGACCCTCGAGGAGACCACGCTCGCGCTCTACGAGAAGGTCGTGGCGGTCACCCAGACCAGCGTCTTCCTCGGCACGAAGGCGTTCGCGCCGCTGCTCAAGGCCTCCCCCGCCGCCGCGGTCGTCAACATCAGCTCGATCTTCGGGGCGTCCGGCGGATTCGGGACGTCACCGGCGTACCACGCGGCCAAGGGCGCCGTCCGTACGCTGACCAAGAACGTCGCCGTCGAGTGGGCGCCCCTCGGCATCCGGGTCAACAGCATCCACCCCGGTTTCATCGAGACCCCGATGATGGGCGACACCGACCAGGAGCCGTACGTGGCGACGACGCCGCTCGGGCGGGTCGGGCGGCCGGAGGAGGTCGCGGCCGCGATCGTGTTCCTGGCGAGCGACGACGCGTCGTTCATCACGGGCGCGGAGCTGTTCGTGGACGGCGGGTACATCGCCCGCTGA
- a CDS encoding NADAR family protein: MALDRRTYRTVDGERIEGTWRPIFIRNGRNYFLTDLLIFADGALYCWEWVDLDGLRSKLESGWVATALEPGVTASAHHLASWVLTDPMTAVSAEDLLGEVADEIDQLNGRPDSTSRCMAALDRYLASRAEEDREALRRAYLAIPEHLRVYALGDMDYRDWPLQVLSAPLGPDDEPVTEEDRAEAFAYFDGRDQSAGEWAESRPLDGPDQPEHPTVKLAVLGRFPDEPDVVWLRNERPTPIEMGGRTYPSAVHAYWALAVTEDAAREAIRDTVTPSDAEAAAGQATIRADWPEVRLAAMHAVLRAKFGQHDDLAEVLLGTGDARIEYNLSSAYWSGGSEGRNWMGRLLELVRAELRAERAGFLGERAMTRTGDQAEGSS; encoded by the coding sequence GTGGCATTGGACCGGAGGACGTACCGTACCGTCGACGGCGAGCGGATCGAGGGCACGTGGCGGCCGATCTTCATTCGTAACGGCCGTAACTACTTTCTGACCGATCTGCTGATCTTCGCGGACGGCGCTCTCTACTGCTGGGAGTGGGTCGACCTCGACGGGCTGCGGAGCAAGCTGGAGAGCGGCTGGGTGGCGACGGCGCTCGAACCGGGCGTGACCGCGTCGGCCCATCACCTCGCGTCCTGGGTGCTGACCGATCCGATGACGGCGGTGTCCGCCGAGGACCTGCTCGGCGAGGTCGCCGACGAGATCGACCAGCTCAACGGCCGGCCGGACTCGACGAGCCGGTGCATGGCCGCTCTCGACAGGTACCTGGCGAGCCGCGCCGAGGAGGACCGCGAGGCGCTGCGCCGGGCGTACCTGGCGATCCCCGAGCACCTGCGGGTCTACGCGCTCGGCGACATGGACTACCGGGACTGGCCGCTGCAGGTGCTGAGCGCGCCGCTCGGGCCGGACGACGAGCCGGTCACCGAGGAGGACCGGGCCGAGGCGTTCGCCTACTTCGACGGCCGGGACCAATCAGCGGGGGAGTGGGCGGAGTCGAGGCCCCTGGACGGCCCGGACCAGCCGGAACACCCGACCGTGAAGCTGGCGGTGCTGGGCCGCTTCCCCGACGAGCCGGACGTGGTGTGGCTGCGCAACGAGCGGCCCACCCCGATCGAGATGGGCGGGCGGACGTACCCGAGCGCGGTGCACGCCTACTGGGCGCTCGCCGTCACCGAGGACGCGGCGCGGGAGGCGATCCGGGACACGGTCACCCCTTCCGACGCGGAGGCGGCGGCCGGGCAGGCGACGATCCGCGCGGACTGGCCGGAGGTGCGGCTCGCCGCCATGCACGCGGTGCTGCGGGCGAAGTTCGGCCAGCACGATGACCTGGCCGAGGTGCTGCTCGGCACCGGGGACGCCCGGATCGAGTACAACCTGAGCTCCGCCTACTGGAGCGGTGGCAGCGAGGGACGCAACTGGATGGGTCGCCTGCTGGAGCTGGTCCGCGCCGAGTTGCGGGCCGAGCGGGCCGGATTCCTCGGGGAGCGGGCCATGACCCGTACCGGAGATCAGGCGGAAGGAAGCTCGTAG
- a CDS encoding DUF4350 domain-containing protein: MRRLLSGLNPRTHRRMRIVLPFAALLGLILATLLAHALEQPDPGDPGYLDPGASGAAGSARLAAALRAGGTEVVPVTGTEEALDRVREKPGVTLFVPAPSFVDLQSLSNSTGLPPDTRIVVAGAELRDIERTGWQIGHAGTRWAAKAVTKDCELPLLPGPAAVLRQKYTAPDGVVCYGGGFVACDDGPVTVILVGAADPFRNDRIGEHANEAFATALLGGDRVVWLDLHERENRVAEPEPSESTASSPVELPSEEQSLPAPPPGPATGTPGAPPDAGGRQAARPPLTDAFPAGFWATLVLAALALLALAAAAARRLGAPVAEPLPSRVPAHETMLGHARLYQRARAREPSLDVLRAAARRRLTEHLGLPRDASLPEIAGRAGLSPDHVRSVLGGDPPETDAELVAAAQNMQTLVREVTHRTGEGES; encoded by the coding sequence ATGAGGCGCCTGCTGAGCGGCCTGAACCCGCGCACCCACCGGCGGATGCGGATCGTGCTGCCGTTCGCCGCCCTGCTCGGCCTGATCCTCGCCACGCTGCTGGCGCACGCCCTGGAGCAGCCCGATCCGGGTGATCCCGGCTATCTGGACCCCGGCGCGAGCGGCGCCGCCGGCAGTGCCCGGCTGGCCGCCGCGCTGCGCGCCGGCGGCACCGAGGTGGTCCCGGTGACCGGCACCGAGGAGGCCCTCGATCGGGTACGGGAGAAGCCCGGCGTCACCCTGTTCGTGCCGGCGCCCTCCTTCGTCGACCTGCAGAGCCTCAGCAACTCGACGGGCCTGCCGCCGGACACCCGGATCGTGGTGGCCGGGGCGGAGCTGCGGGACATCGAGCGGACCGGCTGGCAGATCGGCCACGCCGGCACCCGGTGGGCCGCCAAGGCGGTGACCAAGGACTGCGAACTGCCGCTGTTGCCCGGCCCGGCCGCCGTGCTGCGCCAGAAGTACACGGCACCGGACGGGGTCGTCTGCTACGGCGGCGGGTTCGTGGCGTGCGACGACGGACCGGTCACGGTGATCCTGGTCGGGGCCGCCGACCCGTTCCGCAACGACCGGATCGGCGAGCACGCCAACGAGGCGTTCGCGACGGCCCTGCTCGGCGGCGACCGGGTCGTCTGGCTGGACCTGCACGAGCGGGAGAACCGGGTCGCCGAACCCGAGCCGTCCGAGTCCACCGCGTCGTCACCGGTCGAGCTGCCGAGCGAGGAGCAGTCGCTGCCCGCCCCGCCGCCGGGCCCCGCGACCGGCACCCCCGGCGCGCCACCGGACGCCGGAGGCCGGCAGGCCGCGCGGCCGCCGCTCACCGACGCGTTCCCGGCCGGGTTCTGGGCCACCCTGGTGCTCGCCGCGCTCGCGCTGCTCGCCCTGGCCGCGGCCGCCGCCCGCCGGCTCGGCGCCCCGGTCGCCGAACCGCTGCCGTCCCGGGTGCCCGCGCACGAGACGATGCTCGGCCACGCCCGGCTCTACCAGCGGGCCCGGGCGCGCGAACCGTCCCTGGACGTGCTGCGCGCGGCGGCCCGGCGCCGTCTCACCGAGCACCTCGGGCTGCCGCGCGACGCGAGCCTCCCCGAGATCGCCGGGCGGGCCGGGCTGTCACCGGACCACGTCCGTAGTGTGCTCGGCGGCGACCCGCCGGAGACCGACGCGGAGCTGGTGGCAGCCGCGCAGAACATGCAGACACTGGTGCGTGAGGTCACGCACCGGACGGGTGAAGGAGAATCGTGA
- a CDS encoding response regulator, producing the protein MSGLSRLQHVLVVDDDPADTMMIEEALLGVATPPVVHTVEDGREALDYLRRHGRYAGMPRPDLVLLDLNMPRMGGHEVLNEIKADDDLKSIPIVVLTTSTAAPDITASYAKHANAYVSKPMDLESFEAAVRQINNFYSEIAILPALRQG; encoded by the coding sequence ATGTCGGGGCTCTCGCGGTTGCAGCACGTCCTGGTGGTCGACGACGACCCCGCGGACACCATGATGATCGAGGAAGCGCTGCTCGGCGTCGCCACCCCGCCCGTCGTGCACACGGTCGAGGACGGCCGGGAGGCGCTCGACTACCTGCGCCGGCACGGCCGGTACGCCGGCATGCCCCGCCCCGATCTGGTGCTGCTCGACCTCAACATGCCCCGGATGGGTGGCCACGAGGTGCTCAACGAGATCAAGGCCGACGACGACCTGAAGAGCATCCCGATCGTCGTGCTGACCACGTCGACCGCCGCACCGGACATCACCGCGAGTTACGCGAAGCACGCCAATGCGTATGTCTCCAAGCCGATGGACCTGGAGTCGTTCGAGGCCGCGGTGCGCCAGATCAACAACTTCTACAGCGAGATCGCGATCCTGCCCGCCCTGCGTCAGGGCTGA
- a CDS encoding DUF58 domain-containing protein, whose product MVTRRFALILLTGLPLPALLPSPWTGLLIVLGFAVAVAAIDVAVAGPLTAVRLSRAGDRTVWLGGTATVTLTVTNTGRRPLRLHVRDSWVPSAGAWPSRHDVWLPRGAHEALTIKLNPVRHGDRPAVHVILRSLGPFGVAYRQRGRRWNAAISPPWVLRVLPHFPSRRILPEKLARMRVIEGSSVTRGRGHGTEFDALREYVIGDDVRSIDWRASARHNDVMVRTWRPERDRRVVCVIDTGRTSAARVGNAPRLDAAIDAALLLSVLAVRAEDRVDLIALDAVVRARVAGAAASASKLERLIDAMASLVPSAVETDWAALATSLLRRDQKRSLVVIFTALEPAPIVEGLLPLLPRLAARHQVLIAGVRDPAVTRLAEVPPSASVSDVHTAAAAQRVLSERDRVREVLGRHGAIVVDADAGAFAGQVVDVYLLLKATGRL is encoded by the coding sequence ATGGTCACCCGCCGGTTCGCGCTGATCCTGCTCACCGGGCTGCCGCTGCCGGCGCTGCTGCCGTCGCCCTGGACCGGTCTGCTGATCGTCCTCGGGTTCGCGGTGGCGGTCGCGGCGATCGACGTCGCGGTCGCCGGGCCGCTGACCGCGGTACGGCTGTCCCGCGCCGGTGACCGGACCGTGTGGCTCGGCGGCACCGCGACCGTCACGCTGACCGTCACGAACACCGGCCGCCGGCCGCTGCGCCTGCACGTGCGCGACAGTTGGGTGCCGTCCGCCGGGGCGTGGCCGTCCCGGCACGACGTGTGGCTGCCGCGGGGCGCGCACGAGGCGCTGACGATCAAGCTCAATCCGGTACGGCACGGTGACCGGCCGGCGGTCCACGTGATCCTCCGCTCTCTGGGGCCGTTCGGTGTCGCGTACCGGCAACGGGGCCGGCGGTGGAACGCCGCGATCTCCCCGCCCTGGGTGCTGCGTGTGCTGCCGCACTTCCCGTCGCGGCGGATCCTGCCCGAGAAGCTCGCCCGGATGCGCGTGATCGAGGGCTCGTCGGTGACCCGCGGGCGCGGGCACGGCACCGAGTTCGACGCGCTGCGCGAGTACGTGATCGGCGACGACGTCCGCTCGATCGACTGGCGGGCCAGCGCACGCCACAACGACGTGATGGTCCGGACCTGGCGGCCGGAACGCGACAGGCGCGTGGTGTGCGTGATCGATACCGGTCGTACGTCCGCGGCCCGGGTGGGGAACGCGCCCCGCCTGGATGCGGCGATCGACGCGGCGCTGCTGCTGTCGGTGCTGGCCGTCCGTGCCGAGGACCGGGTGGATCTGATCGCCCTCGACGCGGTGGTGCGGGCCCGGGTGGCCGGGGCCGCGGCGTCGGCGTCGAAGCTGGAACGGCTGATCGACGCGATGGCGTCGCTGGTGCCGTCCGCCGTGGAGACAGACTGGGCGGCGCTCGCCACGTCGCTGCTGCGGCGTGACCAGAAGCGGTCGCTGGTGGTGATCTTCACGGCTCTGGAGCCGGCGCCGATCGTGGAAGGGCTGCTGCCGCTGCTTCCGCGCCTCGCGGCGCGCCACCAGGTGCTGATCGCGGGGGTACGGGACCCGGCCGTCACCCGGCTCGCCGAGGTGCCGCCGTCGGCGTCGGTGTCGGACGTGCACACGGCGGCGGCGGCGCAGCGGGTGCTGAGCGAGAGGGATCGGGTGCGGGAGGTGCTCGGCCGGCACGGGGCGATCGTGGTGGACGCCGATGCGGGGGCGTTCGCGGGTCAGGTGGTGGACGTTTATTTGCTGCTCAAGGCCACGGGGCGGTTGTAG
- a CDS encoding stage II sporulation protein M produces MDLDAYVLERAGEWDRMANLARRRRLTAAEADELVMLYQRAATHLSVLRRRAPDPVVLAGLSEQLMAGRAAINRGQGFAWRSIPRFLLRTFPSEVYQARHWWLPLGALLLAAGIALTWYIASYPQVAAHFLTEQQIAGMVGGDFVGYYSKYQPQNFAGQVWTNNAVLTAQCIAAGVLVLPVFYLLGVNLLNIALAGGVLTGAGLGGTFLTFLAPHGLLELTCVIVGAGAGLRIGWAWIAPGESRTRRQALTDRARSGMLIAIGLVPVLAVAGALEAWITPSPLPPAARVGVGAVVWLGFLAYALLLGRAAQSRGVPDESAAYELPSA; encoded by the coding sequence GTGGACCTCGACGCGTACGTGCTGGAACGCGCCGGCGAGTGGGATCGGATGGCGAACCTCGCGCGGCGGCGACGGCTCACCGCGGCGGAGGCCGACGAGCTGGTCATGCTCTACCAGCGGGCCGCCACGCACCTCTCCGTGCTGCGCCGGCGCGCCCCCGACCCGGTCGTCCTGGCCGGTCTCTCCGAGCAGCTGATGGCCGGTCGCGCCGCGATCAATCGCGGTCAGGGTTTCGCCTGGCGCTCGATCCCCCGGTTCTTGCTGCGGACCTTCCCGTCCGAGGTGTATCAGGCCCGCCACTGGTGGCTCCCGCTCGGCGCCCTGCTGCTCGCCGCCGGCATCGCTCTGACCTGGTACATCGCCAGCTATCCGCAGGTGGCCGCGCACTTCCTCACCGAGCAGCAGATCGCCGGGATGGTCGGCGGCGACTTCGTCGGCTACTACAGCAAGTATCAGCCGCAGAACTTCGCCGGCCAGGTCTGGACCAACAACGCCGTGCTCACCGCGCAGTGCATCGCTGCCGGCGTGCTCGTGCTGCCGGTGTTCTACCTGCTCGGCGTGAACCTGCTCAACATCGCGCTCGCCGGCGGCGTGCTGACCGGCGCGGGTCTCGGCGGCACCTTCCTGACGTTCCTCGCCCCGCACGGCCTGCTCGAGCTGACCTGCGTGATCGTCGGCGCGGGGGCCGGCCTGCGGATCGGCTGGGCCTGGATCGCCCCCGGCGAGAGCCGCACCCGCCGGCAGGCGCTGACCGACCGTGCGCGCTCCGGCATGCTGATCGCGATCGGACTCGTGCCGGTTCTCGCGGTCGCCGGCGCGCTGGAGGCCTGGATCACGCCGTCCCCGCTGCCGCCGGCCGCGCGGGTCGGCGTCGGCGCGGTGGTCTGGCTGGGTTTTCTCGCTTACGCACTGCTGCTGGGCCGGGCGGCCCAGTCACGCGGCGTTCCCGACGAGAGCGCGGCCTACGAGCTTCCTTCCGCCTGA
- a CDS encoding DUF4129 domain-containing protein, translated as MTRAYDEWVAAVFDVVPARLVLLGLFLITLVGALLWYSFPVWVPRRWPHLRMPRIDLRLPRRRTRRRPATRGAEPHDHLHQPHRVRDHASPTEPDADRLAAEGRYAEAIRQRLRDTVTDLTRAGVVTPQPGTTAAELADATAGARPGVAPAMDEATALFSEVWYGHRPAAAEHDERMRRLTDEIRDDVGGPR; from the coding sequence ATGACCCGTGCCTACGACGAGTGGGTGGCCGCCGTCTTCGATGTGGTGCCGGCCCGCCTGGTCCTGCTCGGACTGTTTCTGATCACCCTGGTCGGCGCCCTCCTGTGGTACTCCTTCCCGGTCTGGGTCCCGCGCCGCTGGCCGCACCTGCGGATGCCCCGGATCGACCTGCGCCTCCCGCGCCGCCGCACCCGCCGGCGTCCCGCCACCCGGGGCGCCGAACCCCACGATCACCTTCACCAGCCCCATCGGGTACGGGACCACGCGTCACCCACCGAGCCGGACGCCGACCGGCTCGCGGCCGAGGGCCGTTACGCCGAGGCCATCCGCCAGCGCCTGCGCGACACCGTCACCGACCTGACCCGGGCCGGCGTGGTGACCCCGCAGCCCGGCACGACCGCCGCCGAGCTCGCCGACGCCACGGCCGGCGCCCGCCCCGGCGTCGCGCCCGCCATGGACGAGGCCACCGCGCTCTTCTCCGAGGTCTGGTACGGCCACCGCCCGGCCGCCGCCGAGCATGACGAGCGGATGCGCCGGCTCACCGACGAGATCCGCGACGACGTCGGAGGCCCGCGATGA
- a CDS encoding RDD family protein — MTVLGAGRVVNAEAVALDVRPARLGSRALALALDIAVQAVLVLFLLLLSSLTLRALPPSLVDEALFDTSLRLVIVVVLIGYPAVVETVTNGRSLGKAVVGLRVIREDGGPIRARHAFTRALVGFAVEWPGLLLPLVTWVVSLGTMLGSSRGRRLGDMAAGTMVVHVRRPYSWQAVPPMPPALAGWISVADLSAIDDRLALAARQYLSRAYLLREPQRSRLAHELATEVAGRVRPAPPPGTPPDAYLAAVLAERRRRAEGSLPAARSLSEQINTTSEGTGVAIRSAAPGPGSPAG, encoded by the coding sequence GTGACTGTGCTGGGTGCGGGGCGGGTTGTCAACGCGGAGGCGGTGGCGCTCGACGTGCGCCCGGCCCGGCTCGGCTCCCGGGCGCTCGCGCTCGCCCTCGACATCGCCGTGCAGGCCGTGCTCGTGCTGTTCCTGCTGCTGCTCAGCTCGCTCACGCTGCGTGCGCTGCCGCCCAGCCTGGTCGACGAAGCGTTGTTCGACACATCGTTACGCCTGGTGATCGTGGTCGTGTTGATCGGCTATCCGGCGGTCGTCGAGACGGTCACCAACGGCCGCAGCCTCGGCAAGGCGGTGGTCGGCCTGCGGGTGATCCGCGAGGACGGCGGGCCGATCCGGGCGCGGCACGCGTTCACCCGGGCGCTCGTCGGATTCGCGGTGGAATGGCCCGGTCTGCTCCTGCCGCTGGTCACCTGGGTGGTCAGCCTCGGCACGATGCTCGGATCGTCGCGCGGCCGCCGGCTCGGCGACATGGCAGCCGGGACGATGGTGGTGCACGTGCGCCGCCCGTACTCCTGGCAGGCGGTCCCCCCGATGCCGCCCGCGCTCGCCGGGTGGATCTCCGTCGCCGACCTCTCGGCGATCGACGACCGCCTCGCCCTCGCCGCCCGGCAGTACCTCTCCCGCGCCTACCTGCTGCGCGAGCCGCAGCGCTCCCGGCTGGCCCACGAGCTGGCCACCGAGGTCGCCGGCCGGGTGCGTCCGGCGCCACCGCCCGGCACGCCGCCGGACGCCTACCTCGCCGCCGTCCTGGCCGAGCGCCGCCGGCGCGCGGAGGGGTCGCTCCCGGCGGCCCGGTCCCTCTCCGAACAGATCAACACCACCTCCGAGGGTACGGGGGTAGCGATCCGCTCCGCCGCCCCCGGCCCGGGCAGTCCCGCCGGATGA